From Diospyros lotus cultivar Yz01 chromosome 4, ASM1463336v1, whole genome shotgun sequence, a single genomic window includes:
- the LOC127799878 gene encoding uncharacterized protein LOC127799878 isoform X4, producing the protein MFVKKLVEKASKKHGGIVDGLKSEDIDPRLVFHYGVPSGSVILAYDSIQQILAISTKDGRIKLYGKGNTQAILESPETIASKFLEFFENQGILLNVNANNQIEVWDLERNFLSHVHDFKDDITSFTVMQQSLYMFVGDSVGNVSVLKLDQEPCNIIQMKYRIPLFASHGNTSEVAGDTYVVHILLQPTAESKRVLIIYRDGFITLWAIQESKAIFTTGGIMLPAVSHETKKVTAACWACPYGSKVAVGYSNGEICIWNVPSPLASKTEPAPDKDSVLTQSAPICKLNIGYKLDKIPIASLKWAYADGKASRLYVMGASDNLSANLVQVVLLNELAETRTIKLGLHLSEPCVHMEIISSSNEDSKHKQDAFLLIGKSSHIYSYDDHAIEKYLLQCQSRSPPSLPMEIMVKLPFSDSSITVAKFITDNPYFSGEQGNIMMENLIPPLFPFDTRQKDLTQSMNFSRFSKSKNLYITGHMNGAINFWDASCPVMVPVASIVQQSEDDFSLSGVALTALYFDGSSRLLITGDQSGMIRLFNLKPEPFISGSSFLPLQGSSKKRSNHIVQSLKLVKVNGSVLSVDINCSSGHLAVGSDQGYVSLIDMEGPTLLYQRHITSELCTGIISLQFETCNFHGFEKNVLVVATKDSSVFALERDTGNTLGSGLIRPKKPSRAFLMQILDGQDTAVRESNKLEGIDPSKRNSTDDATPKRLSLLLCAEKAAYVYSLVHVVQGIKKVLYKKKFNNSCCWASTFYTTDAAGLVLLFADGKIEIRSLPELSLLKETSITGLTLSSQKLNSVADSSVCSSWDGELIIVNRDQEMFVVSVLLRKDLYGHLDSVSQVYNKDLIVAQGVCSEPATHKEKKKGTI; encoded by the exons ATGTTCGTCAAAAAGCTTGTCGAGAAGGCTTCGAAGAAG CACGGGGGTATTGTAGATGGTTTAAAATCCGAAGACATAGACCCACGTCTGGTTTTCCATTATGGCGTCCCGTCAGGATCCGTCATTTTGGCTTATGACTCCATTCAGCAGATTCTTGCCATTTCCACGAA GGATGGCCGAATCAAACTTTATGGAAAAGGTAATACGCAAGCTATATTGGAATCGCCCGAGACTATAGCAAGCAAGTTTTTGGAG TTTTTTGAGAACCAAGGCATCCTTCTAAATGTGAACGCAAATAACCAAATTGAG GTCTGGGACCTGGAGAGGAACTTTTTATCTCACGTGCATGATTTTAAAGATGATATCACCTCTTTCACTGTCATGCAACAGAGCCTCTACAT gtttgttggagattctgttggcaatgtgtcagttCTGAAACTTGATCAAGAACCATGCAATATAATACAAATGAAATACAGAATCCCTCTTTTTGCTTCTCATG GAAATACATCTGAAGTTGCTGGTGATACCTATGTGGTGCATATTCTGCTGCAGCCGACAGCTGAAAGTAAGAG GGTTCTAATAATTTACAGAGATGGCTTCATTACCTTATGGGCAATTCAGGAAAGCAAAGCCATTTTTACAACTGGTGGGATCATGTTACCAGCAGTGTCTCATGAGACAAAGAAAGTGACAGCTGCATGTTGGGCATGCCCATATGGGAGCAAGGTGGCTGTTGGATACAGCAACGGAGAGATTTGCATCTGGAATGTGCCTTCTCCCTTAGCTTCAAAAACTGAACCGGCACCAGACAAGGACTCCGTTCTTACTCAAAGTGCTCCCATTTGTAAACTGAATATTGGATATAAATTAGACAAAATCCCTATAGCATCTCTCAAGTGGGCTTATGCAGATGGAAAAGCTAGCCGATTATATGTTATGGGTGCATCAGATAATTTATCAGCTAACTTGGTGCAG GTAGTTCTATTAAATGAGCTTGCAGAAACTCGCACAATCAAATTGGGCCTTCATTTGTCAGAGCCCTGTGTTCATATGGAGATCATTTCCAGTTCCAATGAAGACAGCAAGCATAAACAAGATGCTTTCCTTCTGATTGGGAAGTCAAGCCATATTTATTCGTATGATGATCATGCAATTGAAAAATACTTATTACAATGCCAATCTAGGTCCCCACCATCACTCCCAATGGAGATAATGGTAAAGCTTCCATTTTCAGATTCAAGCATCACTGTGGCAAAATTCATAACAGATAATCCTTACTTTTCGGGAGAACAG GGCAATATTATGATGGAAAACCTTATTCCACCACTATTTCCATTTGACACAAGGCAGAAAGATTTAACTCAGTCAATGAACTTTAGTAGATTTTCGAAGAGCAAGAACTTGTATATAACAGGACATATGAATGGGGCCATAAACTTCTGGGATGCATCATGTCCTGTTATGGTCCCTGTTGCATCTATAGTTCAACAG AGCGAGGATGATTTCTCTTTAAGCGGAGTAGCACTCACAGCATTGTATTTTGATGGAAGTTCAAGGCTCCTTATTACTGGGGACCAAAGCGGGATG ATTCGCCTTTTTAACCTTAAACCAGAGCCATTCATCTCAGGAAGCAGTTTTTTGCCTCTACAAG GAAGttcaaagaaaagaagcaaTCACATTGTCCAGAGTCTTAAACTTGTGAAGGTTAATGGATCTGTACTTTCTGTAGACATAAACTGCAGCTCAGGACATCTCGCTGTTGGGTCTGATCAAGGATAT GTCTCATTGATTGATATGGAGGGCCCGACTCTACTATATCAGAGACACATTACAAGTGAGCTGTGCACAGGAATCATCTCTCTGCAGTTTGAAACCTGCAATTTCCATGGTTTTGAGAAGAATGTGCTAGTTGTGGCCACAAAGGATTCGTCAGTTTTTGCTCTTGAGAGAGATACTGGAAATACTCTTGGCTCTGGCTTGATCCGTCCTAAGAAACCTTCAAGAGCTTTTCTCATGCAAATTTTGG ATGGACAGGATACTGCAGTTAGAGAATCTAATAAATTGGAGGGTATAGACCCGAGTAAGAGGAACTCTACTGATGATGCAACACCAAAGCGATTATCATTATTACTATGTGCTGAGAAAGCTGCTTATGTCTATTCCTTGGTCCATGTAGTCCAG gGTATAAAGAAGGTTCTttacaaaaagaaatttaataattcttGTTGCTGGGCATCGACATTTTACACAACTGATGCTGCAGGTCTTGTGCTTCTCTTTGCTgatggaaaaattgaaataag GTCCCTACCAGAATTGTCCCTATTGAAGGAAACTTCAATTACAGGTCTCACATTGTCAAGTCAAAAGCTGAATTCAGTCGCTGATAGTTCAGTGTGCTCTTCATGGGATGGAGAACTTATCATA GTGAACAGAGATCAGGAAATGTTTGTTGTCTCAGTTTTGCTCAGAAAAGATTTATATGG GCATTTGGACTCTGTTTCCCAAGTTTATAACAAAGATCTTATAGTTGCACAAGGAGTTTGCTCAGAACCTGCCACgcataaagagaaaaaaaa AGGGACTATTTAG